The region GTAAAACCAAGGGGGGTGCCCGTATTCAACGATCATGCTTGACTTTGGTGAACTGTTACCCCTGCAACCACCCACAATTCCTGCCCACCAGCTCCCCCCAGCGGCTTTGGCCTACTTCGGCGACGCGGTTTATGAACTCTTTATTCGCCTACTTTTTCTGACTCCCCCCCAACGCATTAACGCCTACCACCGCCAAGTGGTGGCTCACGTGCGTGCCGAAAGCCAAGCCCGTTACATGGACTTTCTTTGGGAATATTGCACAGAAACTGAACGCTCCATTTTCCGCCAAGGTCGTAATGCCGCTGCCGATGGCCCCAAGCGAGTCGCCGCAAAAATTTACCGTCAAGCCACTGGCTTTGAAGCCCTACTGGGGTACCTTTACCTCACCAATCCCCAACGCCTACAGGAAATTTTTCAACTCCTTGCCGGGCACATCCGCAGTGAAGTCGAAAACAAGACACACGCAGCAGAATCGCCCAGTGAAATGTAACCACTGCATGATAGGATGCTTAGTGGCCAGTTTAAGGCATCCTCGGATGCTCCATATTCTGCTGTGACCGTTCCTGACCCCGTAGCTCCAACCGTTTCCCCCTCCTCAAAAAAGGGTGGATCAATGGAGGAGTTTTACCAACTCTGTCGTGAACTATTTACGACAACCCTCGTCCTCATGGCGATCGCCTTTGGAGCGGTGTGGCTAATTTATGGCCTTAACACAGCGTTGAATTACCTTTTGGGGGCAAGTGCCGGCCTAATCTATTTGCGGCTCTTAGCCCGTAGCGTGGAGCGCCTAGGAAGCGACCAGAAAAAGCTGGGAAAAGCGCAGCTCCTTGTCGTCGTGGTTGTGATTATTGTGGCAGTCCGCTGGCAAGAGCTACAGATTATTCCAGTCTTCTTGGGGTTCTTAACCTACAAAGCTGCCCTTCTGGTTCATTTGTTGCGGGGGATTTTGCCCTCTCCTTAACACTGGCCCACTGTAGTGCTTAAACAAGCGAGCGCGGAGGCATGATGCCTTTGATAGACCTTTGGACAGCTCTTCCCCTTGCCAAGCTGGAGGTGGGACATCACTTCTACTGGTACATTGGCAATTTAAGAGTTCACGGCCAAGTCTTCATTACCACTTGGTTTGTGATGGCTCTTCTCATCGCGGTGGCCTTTGTGGCCTCGCGGAACATTCAGCGGGTACCCAGTGGTATCCAAAACCTGATGGAATACGCACTGGAATTTATCCGTGACTTGACCAAGAGCCAAATGGGTGAGCACGAGTACCGAGCTTGGGTTCCCTTCGTGGGGACATTGTTCCTGTTCATTTTTGTTTGTAACTGGTCAGGGGCACTGGTACCGTGGAAACTCATTGAACTGCCAGAAGGGGAGCTAGCAGCACCCACCAATGACATCAATACCACCGTGGCCTTGGCGTTGCTGGTCTCCTTGGCCTATTTCTATGCCGGGCTCCGCAAGCGGGGGCTGAAGTATTTCACCAAGTACATTGAGCCAACGCCCGTCTTACTTCCCATCGCCATTTTGGAAGACTTCACAAAACCTCTTTCCCTAAGCTTCCGTCTTTTTGGCAACATCTTAGCGGACGAACTGGTGGTGAGTGTCTTGGTGTTGCTGGTACCGTTGTTTGTACCCTTGCCTGTGATGGTTTTGGGTCTGTTTACCAGTGCCATTCAGGCTCTTGTGTTTGCGACCCTCGCAGCTACCTACATTGGGGAGGCGATGGAGGGTCATGGGGGTGATCACGAAGCGGCCCATTCCTAAAAACTCCTAAAAGGGGTCCATCCCCTGCTATTGTGATCTCTGGAAATTTTGTTTTGTCCTACTACGTCTCGAGGAAATCAACTATGAATCCCTTAATTGCTTCTGCTTCCGTTTTGGCTGCTGCTTTGGCAATTGGTTTGGCATCACTGGGTCCTGGGCTTGCCCAAGGGAATGCCTCGGGTCAGGCTCTAGAAGGCATTGCACGCCAACCAGAAGCAGAAGGTAAAATTCGCGGTACCTTGCTGCTGAGTTTAGCCTTCATGGAGTCCCTGACCATCTACGGTCTGGTCATTGCGCTGGTGCTTCTGTTTGCCAACCCCTTTGCATCCTAATTAACCCCAGTGGGGGAGGCTTCGATGAGCTTTCCCCCGATCCCCCGTTCTGGAGAGGCTGATGTTTGATTTTGATGCCACCCTACCCCTGATGGCTGTGCAATTCTTAATCTTGACCGTTATTTTGAATGCGCTGCTGTACAAGCCCTTGGGTCAGGCGCTGGACAATCGGGATGAGTATATCCGAACCAACTTGCAGCAGGCCAAGGAGCGGTTGCAGCAGGCCACTGAACTGGCTCAGCAATATGAGCAGGAACTGGCCAGTACCCGTCGCCAAGCCCAAGCCCTGATTGAAGAGGCCAGAGTGGAGGCACAGAAAATTGCCACCGCCGAAATTGCCGAAGCACAGCAGGCTGTACAAGCAGAGTTACTCAAGATTCAAGCAGAGATTGATCAGCAAAAGCAGGCGACGCTGCAGGCGCTGGAGGGCCAAGTTGCCAGCTTGAGTGAGCAGTTATTAGCGAAGTTAATGGCCTAGGAGTGTCGGTCATGGACGCACTATTTTTATTGGCAACGGAAGAGGTGGGGCATTTTGGCATTAACACCAATTTGCTCGAAACTAATGTGATCAACCTTGCCATCCTTATTGGGGTATTGGTGTATTTTGGCCGCGGCGTACTTGGCAAAACCTTGGGCGATCGCCAGAAACAAATTGCCACAGCCATTGCTGAGGCAGAAGAACGCCAGAAAGTGGCGGCAGCCCGTCTCGCCGAAGCGCAGCAAAAACTGACTCAGGCTAAACAGGAGGCACAACGCATTCGCGAGGATGCTCTTACCCGTGCAAAGGCAGTCAAGGAAGAAATCATTGCCCAAGCCAAGCGGGAAATTGAGCGCTTGCAGGAAACGGCTTCCCAAGATACTAGTGCCGCCACTGAGCGGGCGATCGCCGAAATTCGTGAGCGAATTGCCGCTATGGCACTGGCAGAGGCAGAAAACCAACTGAAAGCGCGTTTGAGTCAAAATCCAGACCTTCAGCGCACTCTTATTGATCGCAGTATTGCCCTACTAGGAGGCAAATGATGCAGACCACCGTCCGTGGTGAAGTTGTTGAACCCTATGCCGAGGCACTGCTGTCGTTGGCACAAACCCACAACCTCATTGATCAGTTTCAGCAGGACACGCAATTGATGGTGGAACTTGTTGCCAGTTCCGGTGAATTGCAACAGTTTCTCGCGAATCCCCTGATCAAGCCTGAGGCCAAAAAGAATGTGCTGCGGCAGTTGACAGTGGATAAGGTGCACGGCTATTTCCTCAACTTCCTCATGTTGCTCGTGGATCGGCGGCGAATTAACTTTCTCAGTTCCATTTGTGAGCATTACCGTGCCCTTGTGCGCAAA is a window of Thermosynechococcus vestitus BP-1 DNA encoding:
- a CDS encoding ATP synthase subunit I, whose translation is MEEFYQLCRELFTTTLVLMAIAFGAVWLIYGLNTALNYLLGASAGLIYLRLLARSVERLGSDQKKLGKAQLLVVVVVIIVAVRWQELQIIPVFLGFLTYKAALLVHLLRGILPSP
- a CDS encoding F0F1 ATP synthase subunit B'; translated protein: MFDFDATLPLMAVQFLILTVILNALLYKPLGQALDNRDEYIRTNLQQAKERLQQATELAQQYEQELASTRRQAQALIEEARVEAQKIATAEIAEAQQAVQAELLKIQAEIDQQKQATLQALEGQVASLSEQLLAKLMA
- a CDS encoding Mini-ribonuclease 3 is translated as MLDFGELLPLQPPTIPAHQLPPAALAYFGDAVYELFIRLLFLTPPQRINAYHRQVVAHVRAESQARYMDFLWEYCTETERSIFRQGRNAAADGPKRVAAKIYRQATGFEALLGYLYLTNPQRLQEIFQLLAGHIRSEVENKTHAAESPSEM
- the atpB gene encoding F0F1 ATP synthase subunit A, with product MMPLIDLWTALPLAKLEVGHHFYWYIGNLRVHGQVFITTWFVMALLIAVAFVASRNIQRVPSGIQNLMEYALEFIRDLTKSQMGEHEYRAWVPFVGTLFLFIFVCNWSGALVPWKLIELPEGELAAPTNDINTTVALALLVSLAYFYAGLRKRGLKYFTKYIEPTPVLLPIAILEDFTKPLSLSFRLFGNILADELVVSVLVLLVPLFVPLPVMVLGLFTSAIQALVFATLAATYIGEAMEGHGGDHEAAHS
- the atpE gene encoding ATP synthase F0 subunit C, with protein sequence MNPLIASASVLAAALAIGLASLGPGLAQGNASGQALEGIARQPEAEGKIRGTLLLSLAFMESLTIYGLVIALVLLFANPFAS
- the atpH gene encoding ATP synthase F1 subunit delta; the protein is MMQTTVRGEVVEPYAEALLSLAQTHNLIDQFQQDTQLMVELVASSGELQQFLANPLIKPEAKKNVLRQLTVDKVHGYFLNFLMLLVDRRRINFLSSICEHYRALVRKLRNVALAEVTSAVELNDDQRRAVVEKVKTMTGAADVELVTACDPELIGGVVIKVGSQIFDASLRGQLRRLSVTLAQAT
- a CDS encoding F0F1 ATP synthase subunit B, whose product is MSVMDALFLLATEEVGHFGINTNLLETNVINLAILIGVLVYFGRGVLGKTLGDRQKQIATAIAEAEERQKVAAARLAEAQQKLTQAKQEAQRIREDALTRAKAVKEEIIAQAKREIERLQETASQDTSAATERAIAEIRERIAAMALAEAENQLKARLSQNPDLQRTLIDRSIALLGGK